A DNA window from Macadamia integrifolia cultivar HAES 741 chromosome 4, SCU_Mint_v3, whole genome shotgun sequence contains the following coding sequences:
- the LOC122075934 gene encoding subtilisin-like protease SBT1.8 isoform X2, protein MAMSSLSWYSVFLLLFSCFLNVMAAKQTYIVHMNHHHKPSPFATHHDWYVSHLQSLSSHPSSLLYTYTTAYHGFAASLDPNQAASLHLSSSVLGVFDDSVYDLHTTRTPEFLGLDTNLASWASDGHRTQDLNQASQNVIIGLLDTGVWPESKSFDDSGMPEIPSRWRGQCESGVDFSRSLCNKKLIGARSFSKGYLTASGGKFKKEPKESNSPRDQVGHGTHTTSTAAGSHVVNASFLGYANGTARGMAIRARVAIYKVCWSAGCFGSDIIAAMDRAIADGVDIISLSLGSKSQPYYRDPIAMGAFTAVEMGIFVASSGGNTGPGQATVVNAAPWMTTVGAGTLDRYFPGYVQLGNGKRFAGVGLNRGSRMGLKTVGLVYDKTNGSGSFCLPGSLEPGRVRGKVVLCDNGINERVEKGEVVRAAGGLGMILAHAATSGKVLVADCHMIPAVSVERKVGDMIREYVASDPNPMALLSFGGTMVNVRPSPLVAAFSSRGPNVVTPQILKPDLIGPGVNILAAWSDFVGPTGLVNDTMKTQFNIMSGTSMSCPHISGVAALLKAAHPDWSPSAIKSALMTTAYTHDNTKSPLRDAASGGFSTPWAHGSGYVDPHKALSPGLVYDTIPEDYIALLCSLNYTIDQVQAITKRPNDTCTRRFRDPGELNYPSFSVLFAKTRRFVGYTRELTNVGAAISTYEVTVRGPSSVEVKVTPTRLEFRKVGEKLRYRVTFVAKKAMDRVETGPEFGWIVWGNQQYQVRSPVSYEWTQSQS, encoded by the exons ATGGCAATGTCCTCGCTGTCGTGGTATTCcgtcttccttcttctcttctcctgttTTCTTAATGTCATGGCAGCAAAGCAGACCTACATTGTACATATGAATCATCACCATAAGCCCTCACCCTTCGCCACGCACCATGATTGGTACGTTTCCCACCTCCAATCCCTCTCATCCCATCCTTCCTCCCTTCTCTACACCTACACCACCGCCTACCATGGCTTCGCCGCCTCCCTTGACCCAAACCAAGCCGCGTCCCTCCACCTATCCTCCTCCGTTCTGGGTGTGTTCGATGACTCAGTATATGACCTCCACACCACTCGTACCCCCGAGTTCCTGGGCCTTGACACCAACTTAGCCTCGTGGGCCAGTGACGGTCACCGCACCCAGGATCTCAACCAAGCTTCCCAAAATGTCATCATTGGCCTCCTCGACACCGGCGTTTGGCCGGAATCCAAGAGTTTCGACGACTCAGGAATGCCGGAAATCCCTTCCAGATGGCGTGGCCAGTGCGAATCCGGCGTCGACTTCAGCCGTTCTCTGTGTAACAAAAAACTCATCGGAGCTCGTAGCTTCTCTAAAGGATACCTAACGGCCTCAGGTGGGAAATTCAAGAAGGAACCCAAGGAGAGCAACTCGCCTCGTGACCAAGTCGGACATGGGACCCACACGACGAGTACGGCTGCTGGGTCCCACGTCGTGAACGCTAGCTTTCTCGGGTACGCTAACGGTACTGCACGTGGGATGGCTATACGGGCTCGGGTCGCCATTTACAAGGTGTGTTGGAGCGCCGGTTGCTTTGGTTCGGACATAATTGCTGCCATGGATCGTGCCATCGCCGACGGTGTGGATATCATCTCGCTTTCACTGGGAAGTAAATCTCAGCCTTACTACCGTGACCCAATTGCTATGGGAGCATTTACAGCCGTTGAGATGGGGATCTTCGTGGCCTCCTCCGGCGGGAACACTGGGCCCGGCCAGGCAACGGTGGTCAATGCGGCTCCTTGGATGACCACCGTCGGTGCCGGAACACTGGATCGTTATTTCCCCGGTTACGTTCAGCTTGGGAATGGGAAGAGGTTCGCCGGTGTGGGGCTCAACCGCGGAAGCAGGATGGGTCTGAAAACGGTTGGATTGGTTTATGATAAAACCAATGGTTCGGGCAGCTTCTGTTTGCCTGGTTCGCTTGAGCCGGGGCGGGTTCGTGGGAAGGTGGTGCTCTGTGACAACGGTATCAATGAGCGAGTCGAGAAAGGTGAGGTGGTACGCGCCGCCGGGGGATTGGGGATGATACTAGCCCATGCCGCCACCAGTGGGAAGGTGTTGGTGGCGGATTGCCATATGATACCGGCGGTGTCAGTGGAAAGGAAAGTAGGGGATATGATTAGGGAATATGTGGCTTCTGATCCGAATCCGATGGCCTTGCTAAGCTTTGGAGGTACGATGGTGAATGTACGTCCATCACCGTTGGTAGCGGCATTCAGCTCGAGAGGGCCCAACGTAGTTACACCCCAGATATTGAAGCCGGACCTGATCGGACCGGGGGTTAACATCTTGGCCGCATGGTCGGATTTTGTGGGACCCACCGGTCTGGTGAATGACACCATGAAGACCCAGTTCAATATCATGTCAG GTACATCTATGTCGTGTCCCCAC ATCAGTGGGGTAGCTGCATTGCTCAAGGCGGCCCACCCGGATTGGAGCCCAAGCGCCATCAAATCCGCGCTCATGACAACCGCATATACCCACGACAACACCAAATCCCCGCTCCGCGACGCCGCAAGTGGTGGTTTCTCCACACCATGGGCTCACGGGTCGGGTTATGTGGACCCGCATAAAGCACTGTCCCCTGGCCTTGTCTACGATACGATCCCCGAAGACTACATCGCACTACTCTGCTCCTTAAACTACACAATCGATCAAGTTCAAGCCATCACTAAGCGGCCCAACGACACTTGTACCCGGCGGTTCAGAGACCCGGGCGAGCTCAATTATCCGTCGTTCTCGGTGTTGTTCGCAAAGACCCGACGGTTTGTTGGGTACACCCGAGAGTTGACCAATGTCGGAGCTGCTATCTCTACCTATGAAGTTACTGTGCGTGGGCCCTCATCCGTAGAGGTGAAAGTTACTCCCACTAGGCTTGAGTTCCGAAAGGTGGGGGAGAAGCTTAGATACAGAGTTACCTTCGTGGCAAAGAAAGCTATGGATCGGGTTGAAACGGGTCCGGAGTTCGGGTGGATCGTTTGGGGTAACCAGCAATACCAAGTTCGAAGCCCAGTCTCTTACGAATGGACGCAATCACAATCGTAA
- the LOC122075934 gene encoding subtilisin-like protease SBT1.8 isoform X1 produces MAMSSLSWYSVFLLLFSCFLNVMAAKQTYIVHMNHHHKPSPFATHHDWYVSHLQSLSSHPSSLLYTYTTAYHGFAASLDPNQAASLHLSSSVLGVFDDSVYDLHTTRTPEFLGLDTNLASWASDGHRTQDLNQASQNVIIGLLDTGVWPESKSFDDSGMPEIPSRWRGQCESGVDFSRSLCNKKLIGARSFSKGYLTASGGKFKKEPKESNSPRDQVGHGTHTTSTAAGSHVVNASFLGYANGTARGMAIRARVAIYKVCWSAGCFGSDIIAAMDRAIADGVDIISLSLGSKSQPYYRDPIAMGAFTAVEMGIFVASSGGNTGPGQATVVNAAPWMTTVGAGTLDRYFPGYVQLGNGKRFAGVGLNRGSRMGLKTVGLVYDKTNGSGSFCLPGSLEPGRVRGKVVLCDNGINERVEKGEVVRAAGGLGMILAHAATSGKVLVADCHMIPAVSVERKVGDMIREYVASDPNPMALLSFGGTMVNVRPSPLVAAFSSRGPNVVTPQILKPDLIGPGVNILAAWSDFVGPTGLVNDTMKTQFNIMSGTSMSCPHISGVAALLKAAHPDWSPSAIKSALMTTAYTHDNTKSPLRDAASGGFSTPWAHGSGYVDPHKALSPGLVYDTIPEDYIALLCSLNYTIDQVQAITKRPNDTCTRRFRDPGELNYPSFSVLFAKTRRFVGYTRELTNVGAAISTYEVTVRGPSSVEVKVTPTRLEFRKVGEKLRYRVTFVAKKAMDRVETGPEFGWIVWVNQQYQVRSPVSYEWTQSQS; encoded by the exons ATGGCAATGTCCTCGCTGTCGTGGTATTCcgtcttccttcttctcttctcctgttTTCTTAATGTCATGGCAGCAAAGCAGACCTACATTGTACATATGAATCATCACCATAAGCCCTCACCCTTCGCCACGCACCATGATTGGTACGTTTCCCACCTCCAATCCCTCTCATCCCATCCTTCCTCCCTTCTCTACACCTACACCACCGCCTACCATGGCTTCGCCGCCTCCCTTGACCCAAACCAAGCCGCGTCCCTCCACCTATCCTCCTCCGTTCTGGGTGTGTTCGATGACTCAGTATATGACCTCCACACCACTCGTACCCCCGAGTTCCTGGGCCTTGACACCAACTTAGCCTCGTGGGCCAGTGACGGTCACCGCACCCAGGATCTCAACCAAGCTTCCCAAAATGTCATCATTGGCCTCCTCGACACCGGCGTTTGGCCGGAATCCAAGAGTTTCGACGACTCAGGAATGCCGGAAATCCCTTCCAGATGGCGTGGCCAGTGCGAATCCGGCGTCGACTTCAGCCGTTCTCTGTGTAACAAAAAACTCATCGGAGCTCGTAGCTTCTCTAAAGGATACCTAACGGCCTCAGGTGGGAAATTCAAGAAGGAACCCAAGGAGAGCAACTCGCCTCGTGACCAAGTCGGACATGGGACCCACACGACGAGTACGGCTGCTGGGTCCCACGTCGTGAACGCTAGCTTTCTCGGGTACGCTAACGGTACTGCACGTGGGATGGCTATACGGGCTCGGGTCGCCATTTACAAGGTGTGTTGGAGCGCCGGTTGCTTTGGTTCGGACATAATTGCTGCCATGGATCGTGCCATCGCCGACGGTGTGGATATCATCTCGCTTTCACTGGGAAGTAAATCTCAGCCTTACTACCGTGACCCAATTGCTATGGGAGCATTTACAGCCGTTGAGATGGGGATCTTCGTGGCCTCCTCCGGCGGGAACACTGGGCCCGGCCAGGCAACGGTGGTCAATGCGGCTCCTTGGATGACCACCGTCGGTGCCGGAACACTGGATCGTTATTTCCCCGGTTACGTTCAGCTTGGGAATGGGAAGAGGTTCGCCGGTGTGGGGCTCAACCGCGGAAGCAGGATGGGTCTGAAAACGGTTGGATTGGTTTATGATAAAACCAATGGTTCGGGCAGCTTCTGTTTGCCTGGTTCGCTTGAGCCGGGGCGGGTTCGTGGGAAGGTGGTGCTCTGTGACAACGGTATCAATGAGCGAGTCGAGAAAGGTGAGGTGGTACGCGCCGCCGGGGGATTGGGGATGATACTAGCCCATGCCGCCACCAGTGGGAAGGTGTTGGTGGCGGATTGCCATATGATACCGGCGGTGTCAGTGGAAAGGAAAGTAGGGGATATGATTAGGGAATATGTGGCTTCTGATCCGAATCCGATGGCCTTGCTAAGCTTTGGAGGTACGATGGTGAATGTACGTCCATCACCGTTGGTAGCGGCATTCAGCTCGAGAGGGCCCAACGTAGTTACACCCCAGATATTGAAGCCGGACCTGATCGGACCGGGGGTTAACATCTTGGCCGCATGGTCGGATTTTGTGGGACCCACCGGTCTGGTGAATGACACCATGAAGACCCAGTTCAATATCATGTCAG GTACATCTATGTCGTGTCCCCACATCAGTGGGGTAGCTGCATTGCTCAAGGCGGCCCACCCGGATTGGAGCCCAAGCGCCATCAAATCCGCGCTCATGACAACCGCATATACCCACGACAACACCAAATCCCCGCTCCGCGACGCCGCAAGTGGTGGTTTCTCCACACCATGGGCTCATGGGTCGGGTTATGTGGACCCGCATAAAGCACTCTCCCCTGGCCTTGTCTACGATACGATCCCCGAAGACTACATCGCACTACTCTGCTCCTTAAACTACACAATCGATCAAGTTCAAGCCATCACTAAGAGGCCCAACGACACTTGTACCCGGCGGTTCAGAGACCCGGGCGAGCTCAATTATCCGTCGTTCTCGGTGTTGTTCGCAAAGACCCGACGGTTTGTTGGGTACACCCGAGAGTTGACCAATGTCGGAGCTGCTATCTCTACCTATGAAGTTACTGTGCGTGGGCCCTCATCCGTAGAGGTGAAAGTTACTCCCACTAGGCTTGAGTTCCGAAAGGTGGGGGAGAAGCTTAGATACAGAGTCACCTTCGTGGCAAAGAAAGCTATGGATCGGGTTGAAACGGGTCCGGAGTTCGGGTGGATCGTTTGGGTTAACCAGCAATACCAAGTTCGAAGCCCAGTTTCTTACGAATGGACGCAATCACAATCGTAA